In one window of Skermanella rosea DNA:
- a CDS encoding alpha/beta fold hydrolase: MLRRTHPLLAPTAETGSAPSESGSIQVRHRTVAVDGLDIFYREAGPRGAPAILLLHGFPTSSQMFRDLIPRLADRYRVVAPDYPGFGHSAAPDRDAFAYTFDAYAGLVDKFTRQIGLDRFAIYVMDYGAPVGFRLATANPDRVTALVIQNGNAYDEGIAGFWDPIKAYWRTGAAPEREAIRWLTSLQATRWQYTNGVKDTSLVSPDAWTLDQALLDRPGNQEIQLDLLYDYRTNLPLYPQWQAYFRDRKPPALVVWGANDGIFVAPGAEAYRRDLPHAEIHMIDTGHFALETHGPQVAALIRDFLDRSVGSNRT, translated from the coding sequence ATGCTTCGCAGAACGCACCCGCTGCTCGCCCCGACCGCCGAAACCGGATCGGCCCCTTCTGAGTCCGGATCCATCCAGGTCCGCCACCGCACCGTCGCCGTGGATGGCCTCGACATCTTCTACCGGGAGGCAGGTCCCCGCGGCGCGCCGGCCATCCTCCTCCTGCACGGCTTTCCGACCTCCTCGCAGATGTTCCGCGACTTGATCCCGCGCCTCGCGGACCGCTACCGGGTGGTCGCGCCGGACTATCCCGGCTTCGGCCACAGCGCCGCCCCGGACCGCGACGCGTTCGCCTACACCTTCGACGCCTATGCCGGACTGGTCGACAAGTTCACGCGGCAGATCGGTCTCGACCGTTTCGCGATCTACGTCATGGATTACGGCGCTCCGGTCGGCTTCCGGCTGGCGACCGCCAATCCCGACCGGGTGACGGCGCTGGTGATCCAGAACGGCAACGCCTATGACGAGGGCATCGCCGGGTTCTGGGATCCCATCAAGGCCTACTGGCGCACCGGCGCCGCGCCCGAGCGCGAGGCGATCCGCTGGTTGACGTCGCTCCAGGCGACGCGGTGGCAATACACCAACGGCGTCAAGGACACGAGCCTGGTCAGCCCCGACGCCTGGACCCTCGACCAGGCGCTGCTCGACCGGCCGGGCAACCAGGAGATCCAGCTCGACCTGCTCTACGACTATCGCACCAACCTGCCGCTCTATCCGCAATGGCAGGCCTATTTCCGGGACCGCAAGCCGCCGGCCCTGGTGGTCTGGGGCGCCAACGACGGGATCTTCGTGGCACCGGGTGCCGAAGCCTACCGGCGCGACCTGCCCCATGCGGAGATCCACATGATCGACACCGGGCACTTCGCGCTCGAAACCCACGGGCCGCAGGTCGCCGCGCTGATCCGCGACTTCCTCGACCGCTCCGTCGGCTCCAACCGAACGTAG
- a CDS encoding pyridoxamine 5'-phosphate oxidase family protein: MINRFLQIASTPSVRSAREKQGSAAGYARFDGTLDPDGPVAHDRLGAAEVEFIARRDGFYIASVSETGWPYVQFRGGPPGFLRVLDDRTLGFADFRGNRQYITAGNVGQNDRVALFLMDYAHRRRLKLFGRIALVEAGDDPGLSARLAVPGYAARVERAALVTVEGFDWNCPQHITPRFTEAELADVLAPLTRRLEELRAENDRLKSALAERA; the protein is encoded by the coding sequence ATGATCAACCGTTTCCTGCAGATCGCCTCGACCCCGTCGGTCCGGTCCGCGCGGGAGAAGCAGGGCAGCGCCGCGGGCTACGCCCGGTTCGACGGTACCCTCGACCCGGACGGGCCGGTCGCCCACGACCGCCTCGGCGCGGCGGAGGTGGAATTCATCGCCCGGCGCGACGGCTTCTACATCGCCTCGGTGTCCGAGACCGGATGGCCTTATGTCCAGTTCCGGGGCGGTCCCCCGGGCTTCCTCCGGGTCCTCGACGACCGGACCCTGGGCTTCGCCGATTTCCGCGGCAACCGGCAATACATCACGGCCGGCAATGTCGGGCAGAACGACCGGGTGGCGCTGTTCCTGATGGACTACGCCCACCGGCGCCGGCTGAAGCTGTTCGGCCGGATCGCCCTGGTGGAGGCCGGGGACGACCCCGGCCTCAGCGCCCGGCTGGCGGTGCCGGGCTACGCCGCCAGGGTCGAGCGGGCGGCCCTGGTCACCGTCGAGGGGTTCGACTGGAACTGCCCCCAGCACATCACCCCCCGCTTCACCGAGGCCGAACTGGCCGACGTGCTCGCCCCGCTGACCCGGCGCCTCGAAGAGCTGCGGGCCGAGAACGACCGCCTCAAGTCCGCCCTGGCGGAGCGGGCCTGA
- a CDS encoding RbsD/FucU family protein, whose translation MLKGLDPLLHADLLYVLAAMGHGDELALVDKNFPAVSLGARVVRLDGADAPRALEAILSVMPLDDMLDTPYTRMVDLTIGEIEESEICRQFVDIVERFEGPRWTIGQIDRFGFYDRARAAFAVVVTGETRVNGCLLLAKGIVRPAQPVPDRPASGSGEPGARSYSRPDFQGESSSRERPVPVS comes from the coding sequence ATGCTGAAGGGCCTAGACCCGCTGCTCCACGCCGACCTGCTCTATGTCCTGGCCGCCATGGGCCACGGCGACGAGCTGGCCCTGGTCGACAAGAACTTTCCGGCCGTGTCGCTGGGCGCGCGGGTGGTCCGGCTGGACGGGGCGGATGCGCCGCGGGCGCTGGAGGCGATCCTGTCGGTCATGCCGCTGGACGACATGCTGGACACCCCCTACACCCGCATGGTCGACCTGACGATCGGCGAGATCGAGGAGTCGGAGATCTGCCGCCAGTTCGTGGACATCGTCGAGCGTTTCGAGGGTCCGCGCTGGACCATCGGCCAGATCGACCGCTTCGGTTTCTACGACCGGGCGCGGGCCGCCTTCGCCGTCGTCGTCACGGGCGAGACCCGGGTGAACGGCTGCCTGCTGCTGGCCAAGGGCATCGTCCGGCCGGCCCAGCCGGTCCCCGACCGGCCCGCCTCGGGGTCCGGGGAGCCCGGCGCACGGTCATATTCCCGCCCCGATTTTCAGGGGGAATCATCTTCGCGGGAGCGCCCGGTTCCTGTATCCTGA
- a CDS encoding terminase small subunit, producing the protein MSATASTPTPALQRRHEVFARHVAAGRSLAEAARLSGYAWNSARQTGSRLMQDGCVAARVVELAAEEDRRRREEADELVAVLKRVLFEAVDKQNYSAALRAADQIARFRGLLPPAPKAGRHAGAGITGTIAAALAEAEDEDDGALPADPDAPGLVGFDPPMPPAAIAPVEPMRNLKEEARKRHAAAVERNSRCLKLILGRHKDNKELKARIESSDDAHLFFDADYRLLPPDQWPGADTAPAPRA; encoded by the coding sequence ATGTCCGCCACCGCCAGCACGCCCACCCCCGCCCTTCAGCGCCGGCACGAGGTCTTCGCCCGCCACGTCGCCGCCGGCCGCAGCCTCGCCGAGGCCGCCCGGCTCTCCGGCTATGCCTGGAACAGCGCCCGCCAGACCGGGTCGCGCCTGATGCAGGACGGCTGCGTCGCCGCCCGCGTGGTCGAACTCGCCGCCGAGGAGGACCGCCGCCGCCGGGAGGAGGCCGACGAACTGGTCGCGGTGCTCAAGCGCGTCCTGTTCGAGGCCGTGGACAAGCAGAACTACTCCGCCGCCCTGCGCGCCGCCGACCAGATCGCCCGCTTCCGCGGCCTGCTCCCCCCGGCGCCCAAGGCCGGCCGGCACGCCGGCGCCGGCATCACCGGGACCATCGCCGCCGCCCTGGCGGAGGCGGAGGACGAGGACGACGGCGCCCTCCCCGCCGATCCCGACGCTCCGGGGCTGGTCGGCTTCGACCCGCCGATGCCGCCGGCCGCCATCGCCCCGGTCGAGCCGATGCGCAACCTGAAGGAGGAGGCCCGCAAGCGGCACGCCGCCGCGGTCGAACGGAACTCCCGCTGCCTCAAGCTGATCCTGGGCCGCCACAAGGACAACAAGGAGCTCAAGGCCCGGATCGAGTCGTCCGACGACGCCCACCTCTTCTTCGACGCGGACTACCGCCTGCTCCCGCCCGACCAGTGGCCCGGCGCCGACACCGCTCCCGCGCCGCGCGCGTGA